From Pseudoalteromonas sp. R3, one genomic window encodes:
- the rraA gene encoding ribonuclease E activity regulator RraA has product MDYSTSDLCDHFADAVDVLEPMFINFGGQSAFSGRIKTLKCFENNELINQTLQQDGTGQILLIDGGGSTRRALIDIELAELAIENNWQGIIVYGAVRHVEELEECDIGIQAIASIPVAADSHGSGEQGIPVNFAGVSFYDDDFLYADATGIIISAEELLLEVDDQQSE; this is encoded by the coding sequence ATGGATTACAGCACTTCCGACTTATGTGATCATTTTGCCGATGCCGTTGACGTATTGGAGCCAATGTTTATTAATTTTGGTGGCCAAAGCGCCTTTAGCGGTCGTATCAAAACGCTTAAGTGCTTTGAGAATAATGAGCTGATTAACCAGACATTACAGCAAGATGGCACCGGTCAGATACTCCTGATCGATGGCGGAGGTTCAACGCGTCGTGCGCTCATCGATATCGAGCTTGCTGAACTGGCTATCGAAAATAACTGGCAGGGTATTATCGTCTACGGTGCAGTGCGACATGTCGAAGAGCTGGAAGAGTGTGATATTGGGATCCAGGCTATTGCTTCCATTCCTGTCGCCGCTGACAGCCATGGCAGTGGTGAGCAAGGCATCCCGGTCAACTTCGCTGGCGTATCTTTCTACGACGATGACTTTCTGTATGCCGATGCAACGGGCATTATTATTTCTGCAGAAGAACTACTGCTGGAAGTCGACGACCAGCAGAGCGAGTAG
- a CDS encoding phosphatase PAP2 family protein, whose product MKTQIIKLDTALYFALYKPECKPWFKMVMLALSKSGNGGLYVILGILSALFMGEVGQQFALCAVFAFAIERPLYLYLKNRIARIRPCDCLAVKAMLTPSDKFSMPSGHSAGAWLYATCLMEPFPALALPLMIWASGVSLSRIVVGVHYPIDVILGAIIGSGCALLAIGVVGKL is encoded by the coding sequence ATGAAAACACAGATCATTAAACTCGATACGGCGCTGTACTTCGCCCTTTATAAACCCGAGTGTAAGCCCTGGTTCAAAATGGTGATGTTGGCACTGTCAAAAAGCGGAAATGGTGGGCTGTATGTCATCCTTGGCATCCTGAGTGCACTGTTTATGGGGGAAGTGGGCCAGCAGTTTGCGCTCTGTGCGGTGTTCGCATTTGCTATTGAGCGGCCACTTTACCTTTACCTGAAAAACCGTATCGCGCGGATCAGGCCCTGTGATTGCCTTGCGGTTAAGGCCATGCTTACACCAAGTGATAAATTTAGCATGCCCTCCGGACATAGTGCCGGTGCCTGGTTATATGCCACCTGTCTGATGGAGCCTTTTCCTGCACTGGCTTTGCCTTTGATGATTTGGGCGTCCGGGGTGTCTTTGTCGAGAATTGTGGTTGGTGTGCACTATCCAATTGATGTGATTCTGGGTGCGATTATAGGTAGTGGCTGTGCTTTACTGGCAATAGGAGTTGTAGGGAAATTATGA
- a CDS encoding MJ1255/VC2487 family glycosyltransferase: MKILYGVQGTGNGHITRARVMAECFTRLGIDVDYVFTGRPDERYFDMSVFGEYQTRRGISFATKHGRLNYQGTLQQLRLGRFVKDVRAFDMRGYDMVFNDFEPVTAWAARRAKVPVVAMSHQSAFLSPNVPLFGGNFLLRSLIRWFAPADIHLGVHWQPFAENIVPPFIPYQPGDFGNQLIANKVLVYLPFEDLSHIVELLKDFPDKEFYCYHPDAQNTSVNHIHLRSPSRDGFIRDLANASGVVANAGFELSSEALKFGKKLLLKPLQGQFEQQSNAMTLQSLGLAQVMNYLNSEALDEWLESPAGQQINFPSDATPLALWLTKGQWGNVSELHDTLWQAVLNKAPRAA; encoded by the coding sequence ATGAAGATTTTATATGGCGTACAAGGGACTGGCAACGGCCATATCACTCGTGCACGGGTGATGGCTGAGTGTTTTACCCGTTTGGGGATCGACGTTGATTATGTATTCACAGGTCGACCGGATGAACGCTATTTTGATATGTCGGTGTTCGGTGAGTACCAAACTCGGCGCGGGATTAGTTTTGCGACTAAGCATGGCCGATTAAATTATCAGGGCACGCTCCAGCAATTGCGTCTGGGCCGTTTCGTCAAAGATGTTCGGGCGTTTGATATGCGCGGCTACGATATGGTCTTTAATGATTTTGAGCCTGTCACTGCCTGGGCGGCAAGGCGCGCAAAAGTTCCCGTGGTTGCAATGAGTCATCAAAGTGCCTTCTTATCACCCAATGTACCGTTATTCGGTGGTAATTTCTTACTGCGTTCACTCATTCGCTGGTTTGCACCGGCTGATATTCATCTTGGTGTGCACTGGCAACCCTTTGCAGAAAACATAGTACCCCCCTTTATTCCGTATCAGCCAGGTGACTTTGGTAATCAGTTAATTGCCAATAAAGTGCTGGTGTATTTGCCGTTTGAGGATTTGTCCCACATTGTTGAGTTGCTTAAAGACTTTCCGGACAAGGAGTTTTATTGCTACCACCCGGATGCGCAAAACACGTCTGTTAACCATATCCATCTGCGCTCGCCCTCGCGCGACGGCTTTATCCGTGATCTGGCCAATGCGTCTGGCGTTGTGGCAAATGCCGGATTTGAGCTGTCCAGTGAAGCACTGAAATTTGGTAAAAAGTTACTGCTAAAGCCTTTACAGGGGCAATTTGAGCAGCAAAGCAATGCGATGACATTACAGTCTCTGGGGTTGGCTCAGGTGATGAATTATCTTAACTCCGAAGCCCTGGATGAGTGGCTCGAATCTCCCGCAGGGCAGCAGATCAATTTCCCAAGTGATGCAACACCGTTGGCTTTGTGGCTAACTAAGGGACAATGGGGCAATGTCAGTGAGCTACATGACACGCTCTGGCAGGCGGTGCTCAATAAAGCACCAAGAGCTGCTTAA
- a CDS encoding methyl-accepting chemotaxis protein, translating to MAFLENLTIKRRLQLNALVVGVALVVMLAVIMIEASTMRKLNETIQYAEELDIHELSMRKHEKNFLFYKDTEALDLYAKDYSELQRKAALLDEIFAEFGIDDSNLREFERLAQTYVDDFNSVVDLQRTIGLHPKDGLYGALRSAVHEVETMLKQQERDDLLVSMLMLRRAEKDFMLRLDLKYLKKFDDQITKFEGQVKSAGFDAQYERQMLNLLKQYQTRFRNLVDTQTKLGLDLNSGALGSMKQSVEQSDAVVARIVEQSKQAVTENTEMAQMAALIIFVVASVLVMILVLSTSQSIIRPVERVYQTIERIRRENNLRIHIEQTGNDEITLMTKDFNSLIGDFKELIGDVNSALAIINDATHHLSDTTAQTSAGMTEQLHEADMVATAATEMQATIQDISHNTEAAAEKAESTNKNAQLGRTEVTSTIEHIMQLSESLGGASDVVGQLERDGETIGSVLDVIRGIAEQTNLLALNAAIEAARAGEQGRGFAVVADEVRSLAQRTQDSTQEIESIISTLQQRTREVVNIMEQCREQGNESVAQAERAGDLLGMITEDVQTIMEMSTHIATAIDEQKQVASEVNKNVVKIRDIAQVASEHASSNAQSSEELSEQARNLYESVEKYQV from the coding sequence ATGGCATTTCTGGAAAATCTGACCATTAAGCGGCGCTTGCAATTGAATGCGCTGGTTGTGGGTGTGGCTTTAGTCGTTATGCTGGCAGTGATCATGATCGAAGCCAGTACCATGCGTAAGCTGAATGAAACCATTCAGTATGCAGAAGAGCTCGATATTCATGAGCTGTCTATGCGCAAACATGAAAAGAACTTTTTGTTCTACAAAGATACTGAGGCACTGGATTTATATGCCAAGGACTACAGCGAGCTGCAACGTAAGGCTGCTTTACTGGACGAGATTTTTGCTGAGTTCGGTATCGACGATAGCAATTTACGTGAGTTCGAGCGTCTGGCACAAACCTATGTAGACGACTTTAACAGCGTTGTTGACTTGCAAAGAACCATTGGTCTACACCCCAAAGACGGCTTGTATGGGGCGCTGCGTAGTGCCGTACATGAAGTCGAAACTATGCTGAAGCAGCAAGAGCGTGACGATCTGCTGGTAAGCATGTTAATGCTCCGCCGGGCCGAAAAAGACTTTATGCTGCGACTGGATTTAAAATACCTCAAGAAGTTTGATGATCAGATCACTAAGTTTGAGGGGCAGGTTAAGTCGGCGGGTTTTGACGCTCAATATGAACGCCAGATGCTGAACTTATTGAAACAGTATCAAACGCGTTTCAGAAATCTGGTGGATACCCAAACTAAGCTCGGATTGGATCTCAACAGTGGTGCCCTTGGCAGCATGAAGCAGAGTGTGGAGCAAAGTGATGCGGTGGTAGCCAGAATTGTTGAACAGTCAAAACAAGCTGTGACTGAAAACACCGAAATGGCACAGATGGCCGCACTGATCATTTTTGTGGTGGCATCCGTGTTAGTGATGATTTTAGTGCTGTCGACCAGCCAGTCGATCATTCGCCCGGTTGAGCGAGTTTATCAGACCATAGAACGGATCCGCCGCGAGAATAATTTGCGCATTCATATTGAACAGACGGGTAACGATGAAATTACCCTGATGACCAAAGACTTCAATAGCCTGATTGGCGACTTTAAAGAGCTCATTGGTGATGTGAACAGCGCGCTGGCAATCATTAATGATGCGACTCACCATCTGTCGGATACCACGGCACAGACCAGTGCCGGTATGACTGAGCAGCTTCATGAAGCCGATATGGTGGCAACCGCGGCAACCGAGATGCAGGCCACGATTCAGGATATTTCACATAATACCGAAGCGGCTGCAGAAAAAGCTGAATCTACTAACAAGAATGCCCAGCTGGGTCGCACTGAAGTGACCTCGACCATTGAGCATATCATGCAGCTGTCTGAGTCTTTGGGCGGGGCATCGGATGTTGTGGGTCAACTAGAGCGAGATGGTGAAACCATTGGCTCTGTTCTCGATGTAATTCGAGGTATTGCTGAACAAACCAACCTGTTAGCGCTGAATGCGGCCATTGAAGCCGCCCGTGCGGGTGAGCAAGGTCGGGGCTTTGCGGTGGTTGCGGACGAAGTCCGTTCGCTGGCACAGCGTACTCAGGATTCGACGCAGGAAATCGAAAGCATCATTTCTACCTTACAACAGCGCACCCGTGAAGTGGTGAATATCATGGAGCAGTGCCGTGAGCAGGGTAACGAAAGTGTTGCTCAGGCGGAGCGCGCAGGTGATTTACTGGGTATGATCACTGAAGATGTACAGACCATTATGGAAATGAGCACCCACATTGCTACCGCTATTGATGAGCAAAAACAGGTTGCATCTGAAGTGAACAAAAACGTGGTTAAGATCCGCGACATTGCGCAGGTGGCCTCTGAGCATGCCAGCAGTAATGCACAGAGTAGTGAAGAACTCTCAGAGCAAGCCCGTAACTTGTATGAATCGGTAGAAAAATACCAGGTATAA